ACGCGTGTGTCCCGCTAAGACCTAGAGATAAAGCAACAAGCAATGGAATGGGTTTTTGCTTGAAAGTGGATGGCAAATACTTACTCATAATGTGTTCTCTAATGGTGTGTTAAGGATTATTGTAATTATAATGAGTACGGTAAGTTTATTGGTCAAAATTACCCAGTTATGAATTGAATACCCTTTCAACTCATCGTACCAATCCCTAACTTACCAAGTTTTCGCATAAAAAGTAAAAAAAATGTTGTGAATATGTAAAGTGTTATTCGAAGAATAAACCGCTGGAGTCAAGCGGAATGATTTTAAATTGGCTCAGGCTAGTAGCCTGTATTGAATTGATTTTGCACGAGTATTTATAATGCTAATAGAAAGGTATCAAGATAATCAATTAAACTTATAGTGCTATTGACTCTACTATTTTTGTAAATCAGATAGAGGATATATTATGCATTTCGATTATTCATCCAAAACCCAAGGGTTGCTCGACAAATTAAATGATTTCATGGATCAACATATTTATCCTGTTGAGCAAGAATATATTAACGCTGTGGAAAACAATCAGCAGCGTTGGACTACCCCTGCACTGATGCAGGATCTTAAAGCAAAAGCTAAAGCTGCAGGATTGTGGAATTTATTTCTACCAGAAGAGTATCTGCCTTACGGTGCAGGACTGACCAATCTTGAATATGCTCCTTTGTGCGAAGCTATGGGGCGTGTAATGTGGAGCTCTGAAGTCTTTAACTGTTCGGCACCTGATACCGGCAATATGGAAGTGTTGTCTCGATATGGTAGCGAAGAACATAAAAAGCAGTGGCTAGAGCCCTTACTCAACGGTGAAATACGCTCTGCTTTTGCTATGACTGAACCTGATGTGGCTTCTAGTGATGCGACCAACATTGAGACGGCCATTGTCAGAGATGGGGATGAGTACGTTATTAATGGCCTAAAATGGTATACCAGTGGCGCAATGAACAGCAATTGTAAAATCATGGTGGTGATGGGTAAAACCGATACCAGCGCTGACCGCCATCGTCAACAATCGCAAATATTAGTGCCAATGAACACCCCAGGGGTCACCATTATCAGACCTATGCAGGCGATGGGTTACTACGATGAACCTGTTGGTCATGCTGAGATAGAATTCAAAAATGTCCGAGTACCTGCTAGCAACCTATTGGTTGGAGAAGGGGAAGGCTTTGCTATTGCTCAAGGCCGCCTTGGCCCAGGCCGCATTCATCATTGCATGCGTTTAATCGGCTGCGCTCAACGTGCATTAGATTTAGCCTGTGAGCGGGTTGATTCTAGAGTTGCATTTGGACAGTCCTTGAGTAAACAACAGTCGGTACGTGAATCAATTGCACAGATGCATTGTGATATCGAGCAAGCTCGTCTGTTGACGCTAAAAGCGGCGGACAAAATGGACCGCTACGGCAACAAAGTGGCCAGAGATATTATTGCAGCCATTAAGATTGTGGCTCCAAGCATGGCATGTAGAGTGATCGACCAAGCAATTCAAATGCACGGAGCGGCTGGAACCAGTCAAGACTTTGTGCTGTCAGCCATTTATGCCTACGCTCGTACAATCAGGTTGGCTGATGGCCCAGATCAAGTGCACATGATGCAATTGGGTCGTAATTTAATTAAAGATCATGTTGGTCGAAAAGCACTAGGTTAACTGAATTGAAAACGAGGTGAATGTGTCTCAACAAGACTCTGTCAATTTACTTGACGAAAACGTTCTAAACGATTATTTGCGCGATAAGCTGCCTAACTTAACGGGCAAGCTTAGCGCAACAAAATTTAGTGGGGGGCAATCTAATCCAACCTTTAAACTAACTAACGGTGAGCAAAATTTCGTGCTGCGACGCCAGCCGCCGGGGAAGTTACTCAAGTCAGCCCATGCCGTCGATCGTGAATATCGTGTCTTAAAGGCATTGGCGGGTAGTAAGGTGCCGGTCGCTAAAGTCTACCATTTATGCGAAGACAGCTCGGTTTTAGGCAGCATGTTTTATGTGATGGAGTACGTCGATGGCATGGTTTACTGGGATAGCAGTTTACCCGAGGTAGCCGATAACCATACACGCAGCCAGATGTATGCCCAGATGTCCCAGGTGTTGGCCAATCTGCACTGTGTGGATATTAATCAGGCCGGCTTGGCGACCTATGGCAAAGCGGGAAATTATTTTGAGAGGCAACTGAGTCGTTGGTCACAACAGTATAAACTGTCCGAGATCCAACCCATCCCTGAAATGCACGAGTTGATCCGCTGGTTGGATAACCATATGCCTGCAGATGATGGACGGGTGGCGTTGGTGCATGGTGATTATCGTTTAGATAATTTAATGTTTGCTAAAAACAGCCCGCAAATATTAGCTGTGCTGGATTGGGAATTATCCACCTTAGGACATCCATTAGCGGATTTAGCCTATCAATGCATGCAACTTCGTTTGCCAGCTCACATTGGTCATTCGAGTGGTTTGGGGGGCGTTGATAGAGCCGCACTGGGGATCCCTAGTGAAAACGAATTTGTTGAGCAATATTGTCAACATGCTGGTATCAGCAAAATTGAAAACTGGCATGTGTATCTAGCCTTTAGCTTTTTCCGTTTAGGCGCCATCGCACAAGGGGTCGCTAAACGGGCTCAAGAAGGCAATGCTTCTAGTGCGCAGGCCAGTAAAGTAGGAGCCATGGTACAGCCACTCGCGCAAATGGCAATTGAATTAATTAAGGAGTATTAGATGAAAGCGATTGTATGCAATGAATTCGCACCGGTAGAACAGCTAGTCTATCAAGAGGTGCCAGATCCAAGCGCCGGCAAGGGACAAGTCGTGGTTGACATCAAGGCTTGTGGAGTAAATTTTCCTGATGGTTTGTTAGTTCAAGGGTTATACCAGATGAAACCGGAGCGACCATTTATACCTGGAAGCGAAGTAGCAGGTGTCATCTGTGAAGTAGGGGAAGGGGTCAAACATCTCAAAGTTGGACGCAGGGTAATTGCGCTGTGTATGTTAGGCGGCTATGCCGAAAAAGTAGCCCTGCCAGCCAGCCATGTTATTCCTATTCCTGACGCGATCCCTGACGATGAAGCCGCGGCGCTGGTCACCGCTCACGCTACAGCCCATCATGCATTAAAGCAGCGAGCTAACATTCAACCAGGTGAAACCTTAGTTGTAACTGGAGCTGCGGGCGGGACAGGATTGGCAGCGGTACAAATTGGTAAAGCCTTAGGCGCTAAGGTTATCGCGGTATGCTCTACTCAGGAAAAGTTAGATATGGCCAAGCAAAATGGGGCTGACATTCTAATTAATTACACCGAGCGAGATCTCAAAACGGCGCTGAAAGAAGTGACCGATGGAAAAGGTGTGGATGTGGTTTACGAGTGTGTAGGCGGAGATACTTTTCATGCCTGTTCTCGCAGTATGGGCTGGAATGGCCGTTTATTGGTGGTGGGTTTTGCGGGGGGCACCATCCCTGAGTTTCCTGTCAACCTAGCCTTAGTAAAAGGTTATTCCGTGATGGGCGTGTTCTGGGGCTCATTTACTCAACATCAGCCACAAGACTTTGCTGATAACATGCAGGAGCTAATCGGCTGGTATTTGGCCGGAAAAGTCAAAGTCATCGTAGATGAAACCCTCCCCCTTAAAGATGCTAAATTGGCGTTAAATAAAGTGATGGGGCGCCAAGTAAAAGGCAAGATGGCGCTGCGCCCATAGTCTACTGTTCGGTTAAAGGCGGCAATAGCAAAATGCTACTTGAACAGTGCTTCACTAGAGCATAAACTGCTGCCACTTATTATTGTGGCGCAGTTTCTATGTCCTCTTGGTTTTCACCGCTGTATTATGTTCTGGTTTTTACGCTTTCCTGCGCGTTAAGCGGTTGTGTAAACAGTCCCACCCATACCTTGGAACAAAAGGCGCAAATACAAGCCCATGACGAAATAATTGAACAAGCTGAACAATTCGTACACAGTAATCTTTACACTGGGATGATCCACGTGTGGTCGGTAGATCGTAGAGCGTGGAATCTGTTGTTAAGCGCTTATTCTTGTGGGGTGGACAACAACCTAGAGCAATTAACTCAGTCCTACCAAACTAATCAACCTGTGTTTGCCGACGCGATGGCTATACTAGCCAGCCATCAAGCTACCTTTTCATCCGATGCCGAAAAAGCGGCTCTGTATGATGTGTCCCAGTTGGCCTACCGATTATTTAGTGCCAGCTATGCAAAAGGCTATGCACGACAAGTCAAATTAGCTGATGAATTATCCCCAGGCTTGCGTGAGGAGTTATGTGGTGGTCAGTTATATCAAGATTCCTCTGAATTTTTGGATTACCCTCAAGATCTCGCTTGGCGTTCATTTCAAGAAGATTTTCTGGCAACCAATAATCAGTTGGCACTGCACGCGCAAAATGGCTACAAGGCATTCAATATATTATTGCAAAAACAATATGAACAATTTGATGCTTTAGTCTACAGTCACGCGTATCAACAAACTGATGACTATGAAACCTTATTTTTTGAAGTTAACAAGTATGAAAATGTACAATCCTACGGTCAGCAGGTTACAAAGTTGTCTTCTATGCGCAATCATGTCATCGCTGAAGCTCAGCAAAATGACTTTGCTTACTTAGTGCTTTCATCAGGTTACCATTGGGGCATGATGTCGGTGTTAGCCATGATTGAGGAAGAATACCCGCTACTGCACGATGAAAAGAAACGACAAGGCCGAGCAGAGATTGGTAATGTCAGGTCAAAAATATCAATCAATAGCAAGTAATTGCCCGTTATTAATAAAAAATCAGCTTGAGAGAGTTTTAACCGCCGCCCTTGGTTGGAGTAATTAATTGGGCTATAGTGTGGTTATCTAGATCACCATTTGGCCGTTTATTGACTTTGTCTACTGACGCATTCCGTAATGTATAAAAGCACGTCACTTGCGCTGCTGGGATTCATCCTTCTTATGCAGTTTTACTTGGCTTCCATTGCGGTTGCCCAGCAGACTCCCTATGTAGTATCAGCCCCATTAAACTTGCAAGCGCCGTTCAAGCACAGCCAAATGATTAAACCCTCTCTTTCCATCGCATATCTCCCCCCTGCGACTGAATACAACTTTTATTTGAAATTAGGTAATGCCCTCGAGTCAGAAGCGCTAAAGCAAAATTTCAGCTTTGAGTTAAAAGCCCCGCAAAGTGGGCAAGATTGGCAGCAACATGTGGCTATGATCGACGAGGCGGTGAAAAAGGGCGTGGATGTCATCGTCTTTTCGTCATTTTTACCTCAGACTGAAGAAGCTATAGCACCAATTATAAAAAGAGCTGTGCAGCAAGGAATCATCGTCATAAATGTCAATAGTGACAATATCGATTTGGCGTATCCGGTGCATGCTGTGGTGGGGGTCAAGCAGCGAAGAAGCACCCGGGAATTAGTTGATTAGGCATTGACTCGGATTCAAACACGTCCGGCTAAAGTTGCTATTATTACAGGTGAAGAAGGGCAGTTTTCTACAGAGCGAGTGGGCGGTTTGCTGGATGGTATTGAAGGCAGTGGTTTAGAGGTGGTCCACAGGATTAATGGCCATTGGAATTCTGTTGGCGGTTATGCCGCGACTATGCATATTATTCAACAAGATCCTGCCGTCTCAGCGATTTTCGCAGCGAATGACTTCGAGATCATTGGTGCCTCAGCTGCATTAGATATTCTCGCTCGGGAAGATATACTGCTGTTTGGCTATGATGGCGTGGAAGATGCGCTTGAGTTGATAGCCAGCAATGATATTACTGCGACCAGTATGGTCAATGCACAACTTCAAGGTATCACTGTGCACAACGTGCTGTTGGATGTGTTAAAGGGGCGATTTACCGGGGTCTTCGTTGAAGTTCCTACCGAGGTTGTGAGTAAAGACAACGTCAGGACGTTTTTGACTGAAACTCAAAAACTTTCCCTTGACATAAAAGTTGAAGATTTCTTGCTAACCACAGAGATACCTCAAAATCTAGTCTCCAAGCACAGTAGTAGTTTAGCTTATGAGATCCTTAAACAAGTTTATGAGCCTATTGGAATTGAAGTTAAGCTAGAATTTGTGCCATATAAGCGTGCAGTGCATATGGTTATGAATAATAGGGCTGATGGCATGTTAGACAATTATAGAGGGGTTGCCTCTAATATGCTCATTCCGCAGTGGCATTATGCTGTTCAACAAGTCAATGCGGTGTTCAAGAAAAACAGTTTAGATTGGCAAGATAGCAAGGCTTTAATTGGCAAAAAAGTCGCGTGGGTCAGGGGCTTTGGTTTTGAGCGATATATCCCAGTTGATACTTTGAGCATTGAGAATACCTATCGTAGCAGTGCTTTGAAGATGCTCGCCAAAGATAGAATTGATGTGTATATCGACGATAAGGTAGAAATACTCAAAACTAGCGAAAGTTTGCAGGGCGAGTTTGATTTAAGCCAATATCAATTTGAATATCTTGCTACGTTAAAACTCTATCCAGCCTTCTCGACAAGCGCCAAAGGGCGCAAATTGGCTAGAATTTATGACCAAAGAATGCCGGTTCTGTTGCACTCTGGAAAACTGAAACAATTGTATCTCAAATGGGGTTATCCCGTTTTCCCATTTGACAATTAACTTAGAGTTAACTCCCTTAGCAGTTTGAAGATACAAAAAAGCCTCTTTACGAGGCTTTGATACAACAGCTTATCACTAGATTTACGCAGTTTAAATGCGCTCGTTAAGCACTGCGGTGATAGGCGAGTCGGCAAGACCGTTTTCAGTTGCCCACTGTTGTAACGTTTTTCCATCTTGCTCGGGAGTGGTTAGATCACCCTTAGGCATCTTTTTAACTAGTAATTCACCGGTTTCAACTGCGTTACTTAGCATCGCCGTGCGGATTAAGCTATTGCCGCCACAGGTAATACCTGAGTAGTAATCTTTCAATTTCAATCTAAAGTCAGACTGCACTTTTTTCATTTTCTTGCGCAGCTCTCCCTTGTCATCGGTTTTCACGATGGTACAAATATTTTGCAGGGCGTCATTAATATCAGCATTCGCTGCGCCTGAAAAAGTCAAAGATACAGCAGCAATGGCGATAGAAGTTTTAACGATTTTCAACATGGTTAATTCCTCCGAAAGAAATTTAAATTGATTAAAAGATGTGTTGCATGACCTTATTAAAGTCCAACTTGGGTCAAAAAAAAATCTATCAAGTGATACATAAGTATGCTTTTTAATACTATTTTAGAGATCAAAAAAAGAGGCATATTGCCTCTTTTTAAGTCGATTCAGCAGAATATATCATTTTATGAAAATTGGTACTCCTTATAGGTATTACGCAGTGCCAATTTGTTTAGTTTCCCTGTGGCGGTGTGGGGCAGGGCGTCAGTAAAGACTACATCATCAGGTACCGACCATTTGTGAAGCTTATCTTTTAGATAGTCGATTATATGCTCGGCAGTAAGTTCAGCGCCATCGCTTAGCACCACTATTAATAATGGACGTTCTGTCCATTTAGGATGATAGCGCCCGATGGCGGCTGCTTCAGCAATTAATGGGTGGCTTGCGGCGGCGTTTTCAATTTCAATTGAACTGACCCATTCTCCGCCGGTTTTAATCACATCTTTGGTTCTATCTGTTATCTGCATAAAGCCATCAGGATCGATAGTGGCCACATCACCAGTATTTAACCAGCCGTCCTCATCTACTGGGCAGCCTTCGCTGCCAGGTACTTGTGACATGCCATAGTAGCCTGTTGCAATCCAAGGACCTTTCACCTTAAGCGCGCCAAAAGCCACGCCATCCCAAGGGAGTTCGTTATTGTCATCGTCAACAATTTTCAGCTCGACGCCAAACACGCTGCGTCCTTGCTTGGCTTGCAGATCAATAATTTTTTCGTCGGGTAAATCTTGCATGCCTGGCTTTAAACTAAACAAGGTCCCAAGTGGGCTCATTTCGGTCATGCCCCAGCCTTGCAGGACTTTAGTATCATAGTCATACTTGAAGCGTTCGATGATCCCCCTTGGACAGGCCGCCCCCCCGGTACTAGCGACTTTCAATGAATCAATTTTTTTGCCTGACTTATCCAGATAGTCTAACAATGCCATCCAGATCGTGGGGACACCGGAACTGTATGATACTTTTTCATTTTCAATCAAATCTTGAAGAGTTTCGCCGTCGGCCATTTTCGGGCCGGGCATCACCAATTTTGCACCGACCATGATAGATGCATAAGGGATCCCCCAAGCATTGACGTGAAACATCGGAACTATAGGTAGGCAGACATCCATATTTGATGCATTAGTAGCATCTGGTAAAGCGCCCGCGTAGGCGTGTAAGAGGGTAGAACGATGACTATATACTACACCTTTAGGGTTACCAGTGGTGCCTGAGGTATAGCACATACCACAGGCGGTATTTTCATCAAATTCTGGCCAGATATAATTATCACTTTGCTGCGCAAGCAATTCTTCGTAACAGAGTACATTCGGTAAGCTTGTTTTTGGCATGTGCGCTTTATCCGTCAGCACTATGATTTTTTCGACACTTTCAAAATTTTGATGTAAGGCTTCAACTAAAGGCATAACCAAGACATCGACAAATAAGAATCTGTCTTGTGCATGATTGACAATATAATTGACCTGCTCAGGGAAGAGTTTAGGGTTGATCATGTGACACACCATGCCTGTGCCTGATACGCCGTAGTATAGTTCCAAATGGCGATAATCATTCCATGCCAATGTGCCAATTCGATCGCCAAATTTAGCCCCTAAACCCTCCAGCGCATTGGCCAACTGGCGGCTCCGCTTGGCTAATTCTGTATAAGTATATCTATGTCTTGGATTGTCGGCCGTGACTGAAACAATTTGCTGATTTGGGTAGTTTTTCTCAGCATGTCTTAAAATTGACGATATCATCAATTGGGTATTCATCATTAACGCTTTCATTATCTTGTTCCTTCGCTCTACACATTAATTAATAGTCTATTACCAGGCACTTACTGCACCATCAATAGCGATAGTTTGGCCACTCATATAAGAATTACCCGGAGACAGAATCAAGATCATGGTGTTGACGATCTCTTGCGGCTGGGCAAGGCGACGCATTGGGCAACCGCGCGCCAGACGTTGCTGACTTTCTTCGGTATCGAAGCCATCTTGGGCTAAAATATTGGTCGGGCTATAAAATGGACAAATAGCGTTGGCTCTAATGCCTTTTCTCGCGTATTCCACTGCCGCAGTGCGGGTTAAGCCAACAACTGCATGTTTGGCTGCTGAATAAGCCGCCCCTTTTGGCGCTCCACCTATCCCGGCCATGGAACTTAGATTTAAAATATGTCCCGATCCTTGTTTTAGCATCACTTCAATTTGATGTTTCATGCCAAATAGAACGCCATTAACATTGACAGCCATTTGACTATCCATAGTGGCTTTTTCAATTTCGTGCAATGGCGTCATGGAATGGGCTATACCGGCATTATTTACCCCGATATCAAGGCGACCGAAATTTGACATCGCCGCATCTACCATAGCTTTGACTTGGCTTTCATCGCTAACATCACAGGCCAATGAAACCACTTTATTGTCTTTTAATTGAAGAGATGACACCGTATTTTCGAGTTCTTGTTGATTAATGTCACCGATAACAAGATTACATCCTCTGGCGGCAAGCCCTTGCGACAACAGTCTACCGAAGCCACTTGCAGCACCAGTGATCATTGCAACTTGGCCGCTAAAATCGAGTAGTGAATCCAAATGCTTTCTCCTTAAAATAGGGTTATTAATTATGGGTTATTCTGAATAAATTGAACGACAATTTGAGCCAATCTTGGTCCCTGATCCTCTTGTAAAAAATGCCCGCCATTTACGACTGTGACATGCTCTTGGCCAGCGCATCCTGGAATTCGTTGTTGGAATATTTTATCCGCTGCTTGGGTAACAGGATCCGAGTCACTAAATGCGGTTAAAAAGGGCTTCTGCCATTGGGCGAGTGTTTTCCATGCCTGACGATTTGCCTCGGATTCAGGGCTGTCTGCGGTGGCGGGAACTAAGTTTGGGAACGCCCGAGCACCGGCTTTGTAGCGCTCGTCAGGGAAGGGGGCATCATAACCAGCCAAAACCTGCGGAGATAACTCGGTTGTGGTGCCGCCTTTAATGATACCGCCGATAGGTAATTCTTCGACAGTTTGTGAGAATG
Above is a window of Aliiglaciecola sp. LCG003 DNA encoding:
- a CDS encoding acyl-CoA dehydrogenase family protein, giving the protein MHFDYSSKTQGLLDKLNDFMDQHIYPVEQEYINAVENNQQRWTTPALMQDLKAKAKAAGLWNLFLPEEYLPYGAGLTNLEYAPLCEAMGRVMWSSEVFNCSAPDTGNMEVLSRYGSEEHKKQWLEPLLNGEIRSAFAMTEPDVASSDATNIETAIVRDGDEYVINGLKWYTSGAMNSNCKIMVVMGKTDTSADRHRQQSQILVPMNTPGVTIIRPMQAMGYYDEPVGHAEIEFKNVRVPASNLLVGEGEGFAIAQGRLGPGRIHHCMRLIGCAQRALDLACERVDSRVAFGQSLSKQQSVRESIAQMHCDIEQARLLTLKAADKMDRYGNKVARDIIAAIKIVAPSMACRVIDQAIQMHGAAGTSQDFVLSAIYAYARTIRLADGPDQVHMMQLGRNLIKDHVGRKALG
- a CDS encoding phosphotransferase family protein, producing the protein MSQQDSVNLLDENVLNDYLRDKLPNLTGKLSATKFSGGQSNPTFKLTNGEQNFVLRRQPPGKLLKSAHAVDREYRVLKALAGSKVPVAKVYHLCEDSSVLGSMFYVMEYVDGMVYWDSSLPEVADNHTRSQMYAQMSQVLANLHCVDINQAGLATYGKAGNYFERQLSRWSQQYKLSEIQPIPEMHELIRWLDNHMPADDGRVALVHGDYRLDNLMFAKNSPQILAVLDWELSTLGHPLADLAYQCMQLRLPAHIGHSSGLGGVDRAALGIPSENEFVEQYCQHAGISKIENWHVYLAFSFFRLGAIAQGVAKRAQEGNASSAQASKVGAMVQPLAQMAIELIKEY
- a CDS encoding NADPH:quinone oxidoreductase family protein: MKAIVCNEFAPVEQLVYQEVPDPSAGKGQVVVDIKACGVNFPDGLLVQGLYQMKPERPFIPGSEVAGVICEVGEGVKHLKVGRRVIALCMLGGYAEKVALPASHVIPIPDAIPDDEAAALVTAHATAHHALKQRANIQPGETLVVTGAAGGTGLAAVQIGKALGAKVIAVCSTQEKLDMAKQNGADILINYTERDLKTALKEVTDGKGVDVVYECVGGDTFHACSRSMGWNGRLLVVGFAGGTIPEFPVNLALVKGYSVMGVFWGSFTQHQPQDFADNMQELIGWYLAGKVKVIVDETLPLKDAKLALNKVMGRQVKGKMALRP
- a CDS encoding transporter substrate-binding domain-containing protein — protein: MSKDNVRTFLTETQKLSLDIKVEDFLLTTEIPQNLVSKHSSSLAYEILKQVYEPIGIEVKLEFVPYKRAVHMVMNNRADGMLDNYRGVASNMLIPQWHYAVQQVNAVFKKNSLDWQDSKALIGKKVAWVRGFGFERYIPVDTLSIENTYRSSALKMLAKDRIDVYIDDKVEILKTSESLQGEFDLSQYQFEYLATLKLYPAFSTSAKGRKLARIYDQRMPVLLHSGKLKQLYLKWGYPVFPFDN
- a CDS encoding DUF3718 domain-containing protein yields the protein MLKIVKTSIAIAAVSLTFSGAANADINDALQNICTIVKTDDKGELRKKMKKVQSDFRLKLKDYYSGITCGGNSLIRTAMLSNAVETGELLVKKMPKGDLTTPEQDGKTLQQWATENGLADSPITAVLNERI
- a CDS encoding long-chain-fatty-acid--CoA ligase; its protein translation is MKALMMNTQLMISSILRHAEKNYPNQQIVSVTADNPRHRYTYTELAKRSRQLANALEGLGAKFGDRIGTLAWNDYRHLELYYGVSGTGMVCHMINPKLFPEQVNYIVNHAQDRFLFVDVLVMPLVEALHQNFESVEKIIVLTDKAHMPKTSLPNVLCYEELLAQQSDNYIWPEFDENTACGMCYTSGTTGNPKGVVYSHRSTLLHAYAGALPDATNASNMDVCLPIVPMFHVNAWGIPYASIMVGAKLVMPGPKMADGETLQDLIENEKVSYSSGVPTIWMALLDYLDKSGKKIDSLKVASTGGAACPRGIIERFKYDYDTKVLQGWGMTEMSPLGTLFSLKPGMQDLPDEKIIDLQAKQGRSVFGVELKIVDDDNNELPWDGVAFGALKVKGPWIATGYYGMSQVPGSEGCPVDEDGWLNTGDVATIDPDGFMQITDRTKDVIKTGGEWVSSIEIENAAASHPLIAEAAAIGRYHPKWTERPLLIVVLSDGAELTAEHIIDYLKDKLHKWSVPDDVVFTDALPHTATGKLNKLALRNTYKEYQFS
- a CDS encoding SDR family oxidoreductase: MDSLLDFSGQVAMITGAASGFGRLLSQGLAARGCNLVIGDINQQELENTVSSLQLKDNKVVSLACDVSDESQVKAMVDAAMSNFGRLDIGVNNAGIAHSMTPLHEIEKATMDSQMAVNVNGVLFGMKHQIEVMLKQGSGHILNLSSMAGIGGAPKGAAYSAAKHAVVGLTRTAAVEYARKGIRANAICPFYSPTNILAQDGFDTEESQQRLARGCPMRRLAQPQEIVNTMILILSPGNSYMSGQTIAIDGAVSAW